From the genome of Thermogutta terrifontis, one region includes:
- the crtI gene encoding phytoene desaturase family protein, producing MKKPKVIVIGAGPGGLAAALLLAKAGVEVLVLERLAVVGGRCSQLQIGQYKFDRGPTFLHYPCALREIFRAIGRKLEEEIPLVRLDPMYRLFLGARGYLDATADIPKMVEQIKKFSPQDTQGFEKFLRDNQRKFAPVIRCLQRPFERIYHYLSREALGLLPVLRPHRTLQQDLARFFSDPDLQVAFTFQSKYLGMSPERCPSMFSVLSYLEYAYGVFHPIGGCNAVPRRLAELAVQFGAQIRLNEEVQEIFFEGRRPIGVRTQNDAYPCDALVINADFARCMQRLVPDRLRRRWSNQNLERKRYSCSTFMMYLGIEGKVDGLLHHNIYVPPNYREYLKDIEERHVLSDEPAFYVQNACITDKTLAPPGHSTLYILVPVTHQHPNVDWKKERLRFRELVLDRLQRIGLKDVRSRIRAELIWTPADWEAWEIFRGATFNLAHNLGQMLYFRPHNRFEELDRVYLVGGGTHPGSGLPTIFESSRLSARLLLEDFGFDTAWLKPGPLEPPLVTVPT from the coding sequence ATGAAGAAACCGAAGGTCATCGTGATCGGCGCAGGGCCGGGAGGGTTGGCGGCTGCGCTCCTGCTGGCCAAGGCGGGTGTCGAAGTTCTTGTCCTGGAGCGACTGGCCGTGGTGGGTGGCCGCTGCTCGCAGCTTCAAATTGGCCAGTATAAGTTCGATCGTGGGCCAACGTTTCTGCACTATCCCTGCGCCCTGCGGGAGATCTTTCGGGCGATTGGGCGAAAACTGGAAGAAGAGATTCCCCTCGTTCGATTGGACCCCATGTATCGGCTCTTCCTGGGGGCGCGGGGTTACTTGGATGCCACAGCCGATATTCCCAAAATGGTGGAGCAAATAAAAAAATTCTCACCGCAGGATACTCAAGGTTTTGAGAAATTCCTGCGCGATAATCAGCGCAAATTCGCTCCCGTTATTCGTTGTCTTCAACGACCGTTTGAACGCATCTATCATTATTTGAGCCGGGAAGCGTTAGGGCTGCTTCCTGTGCTGCGGCCGCACAGGACTCTTCAACAGGATTTGGCGCGCTTTTTCAGCGATCCCGATTTGCAGGTGGCGTTTACGTTCCAGTCAAAATATCTCGGAATGTCCCCCGAACGGTGCCCCAGCATGTTCTCGGTGCTGTCTTATTTGGAATACGCCTACGGCGTGTTTCATCCAATCGGCGGCTGCAATGCGGTGCCGCGCCGTCTGGCGGAACTGGCGGTGCAATTCGGGGCACAGATTCGCCTCAATGAGGAAGTGCAGGAAATCTTTTTCGAGGGGCGTCGGCCGATCGGAGTACGGACGCAGAATGACGCCTATCCCTGCGATGCCCTGGTCATCAATGCAGATTTTGCGCGGTGCATGCAGCGGTTGGTGCCAGATCGGCTGCGGCGTCGCTGGTCAAACCAGAATTTGGAAAGGAAACGTTATTCATGCTCTACGTTCATGATGTATCTTGGCATAGAAGGCAAAGTAGACGGATTACTTCATCATAATATTTACGTACCACCAAACTATCGAGAATATTTGAAAGACATTGAAGAACGACACGTCCTTTCGGATGAACCAGCGTTCTACGTGCAGAACGCCTGCATTACCGATAAAACGCTGGCGCCACCGGGCCACAGTACCCTGTACATCCTCGTGCCGGTCACCCATCAGCATCCCAACGTCGACTGGAAGAAAGAACGGCTGCGTTTTCGTGAGCTGGTTCTGGACCGGCTGCAACGGATTGGCCTGAAGGATGTCCGATCCCGAATCCGCGCGGAGCTTATCTGGACCCCGGCCGACTGGGAGGCATGGGAGATCTTTCGGGGCGCCACTTTCAACCTGGCACACAACCTGGGGCAGATGCTCTATTTTCGGCCGCACAACCGTTTCGAGGAGCTTGATCGGGTATACCTGGTGGGTGGGGGGACCCATCCGGGCAGCGGGTTGCCGACGATTTTTGAGTCATCGCGTCTTTCCGCGCGACTGCTGCTGGAGGATTTTGGGTTCGACACGGCATGGCTCAAGCCGGGGCCACTGGAACCGCCGCTCGTTACAGTGCCCACCTGA
- the lptE gene encoding LPS assembly lipoprotein LptE, which yields MIGSHFSPCVILSCLRRARLGDRTGECFGGARSTAALVLALVGISLLVVGGCAGYQVGNVQLYRPDIQTVYVPMFQSASLRPGLGERLTEAVIKEIELRTPYKVVGSPEQADSILTGRIVSETKRTVVENPYDDPREIATRFQVEVQWIDNRGRSLTAEETIPVPPELTSVVAEATFVPEVGQSLATAQQAAIQRLASQIVGMMENPW from the coding sequence ATGATTGGCAGCCATTTTTCTCCCTGCGTCATTTTGAGCTGCCTTCGGCGGGCGAGGTTGGGTGATCGCACCGGCGAGTGTTTTGGCGGGGCGAGGTCGACGGCCGCCCTCGTGCTGGCTCTGGTGGGGATATCTCTGCTCGTGGTGGGTGGATGTGCCGGCTATCAGGTGGGAAACGTACAGCTGTATCGTCCGGACATCCAAACGGTCTATGTGCCCATGTTTCAATCGGCCAGCTTGCGCCCTGGATTGGGAGAAAGACTGACAGAGGCGGTCATTAAAGAGATCGAACTCCGCACACCGTACAAGGTGGTGGGTTCACCCGAGCAGGCCGACAGCATTCTCACCGGCCGAATTGTCTCCGAAACCAAACGCACGGTCGTCGAGAACCCGTACGACGATCCCCGCGAGATTGCCACGCGATTCCAGGTGGAGGTGCAGTGGATTGACAATCGGGGGCGATCCCTCACAGCGGAGGAAACGATCCCTGTGCCACCGGAATTGACCAGCGTGGTGGCGGAAGCGACATTTGTTCCGGAAGTGGGCCAGTCGCTTGCCACAGCCCAGCAGGCGGCCATTCAGCGATTGGCGTCGCAGATCGTGGGGATGATGGAAAACCCCTGGTAG
- a CDS encoding tetratricopeptide repeat protein: MLELPDRAKRSGYDPQQPAEEGWLFRRITGREEPSATSQPSSADSSAAKPARSAGQNELGNLQQTADNGTAVQRTSANQDSGEPLPPADADTVIVPRSDEEEEEEDFILFEIPKRLGKLFQPKRDESLARSLYQEGAELYRRGRYEEAAAKFKKAAKHWPNSPLEEDALFMAGESYFFADRYPQAENAYLELLKKYEFTRYLDTVAKREFAIGRYWEQVELSKPSMLGLVQWGDKSRPTFDTWGRAIKAYQNVRLYDPTGPLADDAVMATANAYFLKGRYQDAAYHYDLLRKDYSQSEHAVNAALLAIKAHELSYQGPLYDGTPLEKAERAADELLTVYRDRLGSDREEVVRAKNEITEEKAMRYFAIGQYYDNRHYYGAARYYYRATLREFPHTKAAVLAAERIRQIDGLPDKPPNRFKFLTDLFESHKDEP, from the coding sequence ATGCTGGAACTTCCGGATCGGGCCAAGCGGTCGGGTTACGATCCCCAGCAACCGGCTGAAGAGGGGTGGCTTTTCCGCAGGATCACCGGACGGGAGGAACCGTCCGCCACATCCCAGCCGTCCAGCGCGGACTCGTCCGCGGCGAAGCCGGCTCGGTCTGCCGGGCAAAACGAATTGGGGAATCTCCAGCAGACCGCGGACAACGGGACGGCTGTCCAGCGCACGTCGGCCAACCAAGACAGTGGTGAACCGCTTCCGCCTGCCGATGCCGACACGGTTATTGTGCCCCGCTCGGATGAGGAAGAAGAGGAAGAAGACTTCATCCTTTTTGAAATCCCCAAGCGGTTGGGCAAACTATTCCAGCCGAAACGCGACGAATCTCTCGCCCGCTCGCTCTATCAGGAGGGTGCCGAACTGTACCGCCGGGGTCGATACGAAGAGGCGGCCGCCAAATTCAAAAAAGCCGCCAAGCACTGGCCCAATTCACCCCTCGAAGAAGATGCCCTGTTCATGGCGGGCGAATCGTACTTTTTTGCCGATCGCTATCCCCAGGCAGAAAATGCCTATCTCGAGCTGCTCAAAAAGTACGAGTTTACCCGATATCTGGACACTGTCGCCAAGCGCGAGTTTGCCATCGGACGGTACTGGGAACAGGTGGAACTTTCAAAACCCTCGATGCTCGGGCTGGTTCAGTGGGGCGATAAGAGCCGACCCACCTTTGACACCTGGGGTCGGGCAATCAAGGCCTACCAGAACGTGCGTCTCTACGACCCCACAGGGCCCCTTGCCGATGATGCGGTGATGGCCACTGCCAACGCTTATTTTCTCAAAGGGCGATACCAGGACGCCGCTTATCATTATGACCTCCTGCGAAAAGACTATTCACAGAGTGAACACGCGGTGAACGCCGCACTTTTGGCCATCAAAGCTCATGAATTGTCCTATCAGGGACCACTTTACGATGGCACCCCCCTGGAAAAAGCGGAACGCGCCGCGGACGAATTGCTCACCGTGTACCGGGATCGCCTGGGTTCCGACAGGGAAGAAGTGGTCCGTGCCAAAAACGAAATCACCGAAGAAAAGGCCATGCGGTATTTCGCCATCGGGCAGTATTACGACAATCGCCATTACTACGGAGCTGCTCGATATTATTACCGTGCCACATTACGGGAGTTTCCTCACACCAAGGCGGCCGTCCTGGCAGCCGAGCGAATCCGGCAGATCGATGGCCTTCCCGACAAGCCCCCCAATCGTTTCAAATTCCTCACTGATCTTTTCGAGAGTCACAAGGATGAGCCATGA
- the recO gene encoding DNA repair protein RecO: protein MSAEQATALVLRTYDFSESSLVVTLFTREFGKIRGIAKGAKRPKNPFDFALDLLSLCRVVFLRKSSEALHIITEAKLQRRFRVEQSGLPRYYAALYVAELLNAMTDEEDAHPELFDVSEETLTVLQKGGDIQLLVPFYELRILDLTGHSPALDMCVSCGESVRGRASAQSREEGHPTSGANARQEYYFSLLDGGVLCGRCRPGKRGVVLVPASVIDAMEELRGKTPRDVGSLHIAPSVSGQLRGLLGQYVCHLLGQRPRMHEYLGLSGR from the coding sequence ATGTCTGCCGAACAAGCGACGGCCCTGGTTCTTCGCACCTACGATTTCAGCGAGAGCAGCCTCGTCGTCACGCTGTTTACCCGCGAATTTGGCAAAATCCGGGGGATAGCGAAAGGTGCGAAACGGCCGAAAAACCCCTTTGACTTTGCTCTTGACCTCCTTTCGCTTTGTCGCGTAGTCTTTCTTCGCAAGTCCTCAGAGGCCCTCCACATTATCACGGAGGCGAAGCTCCAGCGGCGATTTCGGGTGGAACAAAGCGGCTTGCCGCGGTATTATGCGGCCCTCTATGTCGCGGAGCTTCTCAACGCCATGACGGACGAGGAGGACGCCCATCCGGAACTGTTTGACGTTTCCGAAGAGACCCTGACGGTCCTTCAGAAAGGAGGTGATATCCAGCTTCTAGTGCCGTTTTATGAGTTGCGGATTCTGGATCTAACCGGCCACAGTCCGGCACTCGACATGTGCGTGAGTTGTGGGGAGAGCGTTCGCGGCAGGGCTTCTGCTCAGTCCCGGGAAGAAGGTCATCCAACATCGGGGGCGAATGCCCGGCAGGAATACTATTTTTCGCTGCTTGATGGTGGCGTGCTGTGTGGCCGGTGTCGCCCGGGAAAACGCGGAGTCGTGCTCGTGCCTGCCAGTGTTATCGATGCGATGGAGGAGCTTCGGGGAAAAACACCGCGGGACGTTGGCTCGTTGCACATCGCGCCGAGTGTAAGCGGTCAACTGCGCGGCCTGTTGGGACAGTACGTGTGTCACCTTTTGGGCCAAAGGCCACGGATGCATGAATACCTGGGATTGTCCGGCCGATAG
- a CDS encoding endonuclease V has product MSESEVDDVVPDLEAILRQCIAAIPPGRVTTCGALAELLGDRQAARWVGTWLVEHTHLEECACHRVVRVGGRLGRSGIGADVQRDLLRREGVAVLPGGVSEEAIIGPQELASLLGIEDEDRPLRKLRAIQEDLRKKVIITPLPADPKDCAGVDVSYRGQWAVAVYCRVSWPGGEKLYETSVVERARFPYITSYLAFRELSPMLSVIRKAAREDQLADVIAVDGSGLLHPRGMGIASHLGVVIDRPTIGITKTLLCGQMEQKELLPGGTLAVEWEGRHLGVVLRSQRGHAQPVFLSVGHRIDVEGCVRVIRPLFAQHRLPDPIYWADRLSRALARQLK; this is encoded by the coding sequence ATGAGCGAATCGGAAGTGGATGACGTGGTTCCTGATCTGGAGGCCATTTTGCGCCAGTGCATTGCGGCGATCCCACCAGGCCGGGTGACGACCTGCGGAGCGCTTGCGGAGTTGCTCGGCGATAGGCAAGCGGCACGCTGGGTGGGTACGTGGCTGGTCGAGCACACCCATTTGGAAGAATGTGCTTGCCATCGCGTGGTCCGAGTCGGAGGACGGCTGGGGCGTTCTGGCATCGGAGCGGACGTACAGCGAGATTTGCTGCGGCGGGAAGGTGTTGCTGTGTTGCCGGGAGGGGTTTCGGAAGAGGCCATCATCGGCCCCCAGGAATTGGCAAGCCTCCTTGGAATTGAAGATGAAGACCGGCCGCTGCGAAAGTTGCGAGCCATCCAGGAGGACCTGCGAAAAAAAGTGATCATCACGCCGCTTCCCGCTGATCCAAAAGATTGCGCTGGAGTGGATGTTTCCTATCGGGGGCAGTGGGCGGTGGCAGTGTACTGTCGTGTCAGTTGGCCCGGGGGGGAGAAACTCTACGAGACATCGGTGGTGGAAAGAGCCCGATTTCCTTACATCACCAGTTACCTGGCCTTCCGCGAGTTGTCGCCGATGCTTTCGGTCATCAGGAAAGCCGCCAGGGAGGACCAACTGGCGGACGTCATCGCGGTGGATGGGAGTGGCCTGTTACATCCGCGGGGAATGGGGATCGCCAGTCATCTGGGGGTCGTGATCGATCGGCCCACGATCGGAATCACCAAAACCCTGTTATGCGGCCAGATGGAACAGAAGGAATTGCTGCCGGGTGGGACTCTGGCGGTGGAATGGGAAGGACGCCACCTGGGGGTTGTGCTGCGGAGTCAGCGGGGACATGCCCAGCCAGTCTTTCTTTCGGTGGGACACCGCATTGATGTGGAGGGGTGCGTACGGGTGATCCGGCCGCTGTTCGCCCAGCACCGTTTACCAGACCCGATCTACTGGGCTGATCGCCTGTCGCGGGCCCTTGCCCGACAATTGAAATGA
- a CDS encoding S26 family signal peptidase, whose translation MRPREDTLIFRRSRMASPVKRLGRSLVLIAIGVLALDQLALQGLMTPIVVTSGSMFPTLRGLHWKSHCPRCGRELLWDAAWGEKRTTLIRAVCPVCGKRWAEVQPGESAKAPPVSQHSGDRILVFRGLVRPVQRWDLAAIREQNMPGLVVKRVVGLPGEKVFVKAGLLYCNDVPMRRPLPVQWEMARLLTRCGNEDGQGLVLSADGVDKKSAEWVYSRRLTTFCPYHPAADQAERLCTNVLWSVFLAQAAPGTAFVMSARFGDYGIEVTWSAGEHPSVAWRILGPEKRPLFQGRRELPGTIPRRIVLSSVDRRWMLLMDDMGLFTHDWDDDGSPKDAPVVLRLTVTQGEIRLREMGVWWVVPYPDGLIADAGDGFVLLGDDPHISLDSRQGGRRWRREDVVGLVRPLRLVWGRWSP comes from the coding sequence GTGCGGCCCAGAGAGGACACTCTCATTTTTCGCCGGTCCAGAATGGCCTCGCCTGTCAAACGATTAGGCCGGAGTTTGGTCCTGATCGCGATCGGTGTGCTCGCGCTGGACCAACTGGCGCTTCAGGGGCTGATGACGCCGATCGTCGTGACCAGCGGATCGATGTTTCCGACTCTGCGAGGCCTCCATTGGAAAAGCCACTGTCCGCGGTGTGGGCGCGAACTGCTGTGGGATGCAGCATGGGGGGAAAAACGGACGACGCTGATACGGGCTGTGTGTCCCGTGTGTGGAAAGCGTTGGGCCGAGGTGCAGCCCGGCGAGTCGGCCAAAGCCCCCCCGGTCAGCCAGCACTCGGGGGATCGGATTCTCGTGTTTCGCGGGCTCGTTCGGCCTGTCCAGCGATGGGATCTGGCGGCGATTCGGGAGCAAAACATGCCGGGTCTGGTGGTGAAGCGCGTGGTGGGTTTGCCGGGGGAAAAAGTCTTTGTCAAAGCCGGACTTTTGTATTGCAATGATGTGCCGATGCGCCGGCCCCTGCCCGTGCAATGGGAGATGGCGCGATTGCTGACACGATGCGGCAATGAGGATGGGCAAGGACTCGTGCTGTCCGCAGACGGGGTTGATAAAAAATCCGCGGAATGGGTTTATTCCCGGCGGCTGACAACCTTCTGCCCATATCACCCCGCGGCAGATCAGGCAGAGCGGCTCTGCACGAACGTGCTCTGGTCGGTTTTTTTGGCGCAAGCTGCTCCGGGGACCGCGTTTGTAATGTCGGCACGATTTGGCGACTATGGGATCGAGGTAACCTGGTCCGCGGGGGAGCACCCGAGTGTGGCCTGGCGGATCCTGGGGCCAGAAAAGCGGCCTCTTTTCCAGGGGCGGCGGGAACTTCCGGGGACCATTCCGCGGCGGATTGTGCTCTCTTCCGTGGATCGGCGCTGGATGCTTCTGATGGACGACATGGGCCTGTTCACCCACGATTGGGACGACGATGGTTCGCCGAAAGACGCCCCGGTTGTGTTGCGGCTCACTGTGACCCAGGGAGAAATTCGGTTGCGGGAAATGGGTGTCTGGTGGGTGGTGCCCTATCCCGATGGGCTGATTGCCGACGCGGGTGACGGCTTTGTGTTGCTGGGGGACGACCCTCACATTTCCCTGGACAGCCGGCAGGGCGGTCGTCGCTGGCGGCGGGAAGACGTTGTGGGATTGGTCCGGCCCCTTCGCCTGGTTTGGGGGAGATGGTCACCATGA
- a CDS encoding sugar phosphate isomerase/epimerase family protein, protein MLKIRLAADVGPIPGDLRETLPRIRDLALEGVELDLIGLMPLEDYTRTAIREIRKHLADWNLTLALARLRLSRGLDDPEGLEKRIEDIRRAMDLTYQLGGRYLSYRIGFIAQNSENLEWQVLKEVLADLSRWGERAGAVLAVETGWEPAADVVRLLNGLPEGGIGVEVNPAEFAMHGYDPAEAIETLGRWILAFHAGDVTSRPGGRGYRLVPLGQGNVDYPGVLTALEKVGYQGHLILRPTGEGDPLAELRQAKEFIYRL, encoded by the coding sequence GTGTTAAAAATCCGCCTGGCTGCTGATGTCGGTCCCATCCCGGGTGATCTCCGCGAGACGTTACCCCGCATTCGGGACCTTGCCCTGGAAGGGGTGGAACTGGACCTCATCGGGCTGATGCCGCTGGAAGACTACACGCGGACGGCCATCCGGGAAATACGGAAACATCTGGCGGATTGGAACCTCACCCTAGCACTTGCGCGGCTACGACTTTCGAGGGGCCTGGATGACCCTGAAGGACTGGAAAAGCGGATCGAGGACATCCGGCGGGCCATGGATCTGACCTACCAATTAGGGGGGCGATACCTGAGCTATAGAATCGGCTTTATCGCGCAAAACTCCGAAAATCTCGAATGGCAGGTGTTGAAGGAAGTCCTTGCCGACCTGAGCCGGTGGGGGGAGCGGGCGGGAGCGGTACTGGCTGTTGAAACGGGATGGGAACCGGCCGCGGATGTGGTGCGACTACTGAATGGCCTCCCCGAAGGGGGGATCGGAGTGGAGGTGAATCCGGCCGAGTTCGCCATGCACGGTTACGACCCCGCAGAAGCGATCGAGACGCTCGGAAGGTGGATTCTTGCATTTCACGCGGGCGATGTGACCAGCCGTCCGGGGGGAAGAGGCTACCGCTTGGTGCCACTCGGCCAGGGCAATGTTGACTATCCCGGTGTGTTAACTGCCCTTGAGAAAGTCGGCTATCAGGGGCATCTTATCCTTCGCCCCACCGGAGAAGGGGATCCGCTGGCCGAATTGCGGCAAGCCAAGGAATTCATCTACCGCCTGTAA
- a CDS encoding APC family permease, with product MMNKATSLNAPSVPSTATQPRKELGLFDSICIIVGIIIGAGIYKTTPIIASVLPNAGWLVAVWVLGGLLSLIGALCYAELATAFPHAGGDYVFLTRAYGRWMGFLFAWCELWVVRPGSIGMMAFVFATYAREIFPLRLPGGPQFSLMAYAMGAIAVLTLINILGVREGKWTQNLLTVLKVLSLALIFVVGMLFVPGATGQKAPSADPPPFDLRLAMILVLFTYGGWNEMAYVAAEVKNPTRNILRALVLGTLAVTAIYVLATVAFVRGLGFTGVQKSEVVAADLLRLSMGDFGSKLIALIICISALGSVNGQIFTGARVYYAMGRDHRVFRILGSWDPQRSTPVWSLLVQGVITLGLVTAFGWYQDGFNNLLNFTTPVFWTFFFLVGLSLFVLRARYPDVPRPYRTLFFPITPVIFCSSCLFMIYSSVTYAIQNRTYEALWAIGVLVVGILVAAVSALWQPRVAVTGETSESEITRQP from the coding sequence ATGATGAACAAAGCCACTTCCCTGAATGCACCCTCTGTGCCGTCCACCGCCACCCAACCCAGAAAGGAACTGGGGCTTTTCGATTCGATCTGCATCATCGTGGGCATTATCATCGGGGCGGGAATTTACAAGACCACCCCCATCATCGCCAGCGTCCTACCGAATGCAGGCTGGCTGGTGGCCGTGTGGGTGCTGGGCGGACTGCTCTCCCTGATTGGAGCCCTCTGCTATGCAGAGCTGGCCACCGCCTTCCCACACGCCGGGGGTGATTACGTGTTTCTCACTCGGGCGTATGGACGCTGGATGGGCTTCCTCTTCGCCTGGTGCGAACTGTGGGTCGTGCGACCAGGTTCGATCGGCATGATGGCGTTCGTTTTCGCCACCTATGCCCGGGAAATCTTCCCCCTCCGTTTACCAGGTGGTCCACAGTTTTCTCTCATGGCCTATGCCATGGGAGCCATCGCCGTTCTGACATTGATCAACATCCTGGGCGTGCGGGAAGGGAAGTGGACGCAGAATCTCCTCACCGTTCTGAAGGTGCTCAGCCTGGCACTCATCTTCGTGGTGGGGATGTTGTTTGTTCCGGGTGCGACAGGACAGAAAGCCCCCTCCGCCGATCCCCCGCCGTTTGATCTGCGGCTGGCCATGATCCTGGTGCTTTTCACCTACGGTGGCTGGAATGAGATGGCCTACGTTGCGGCGGAGGTCAAGAATCCCACGCGAAACATCCTTCGGGCACTGGTGCTGGGAACTCTGGCGGTCACGGCCATTTACGTGCTGGCCACCGTGGCCTTTGTACGCGGATTGGGCTTCACGGGGGTGCAGAAGTCGGAAGTGGTGGCGGCCGATCTGCTGCGGCTGTCGATGGGTGACTTCGGCAGCAAACTCATCGCGCTGATTATTTGCATCTCGGCACTCGGCTCGGTGAATGGCCAGATCTTCACCGGAGCCCGGGTGTATTATGCCATGGGCCGTGACCACCGCGTGTTCCGAATTCTGGGAAGCTGGGATCCCCAGCGGAGCACGCCGGTATGGTCGCTTCTGGTTCAAGGGGTGATCACCCTGGGACTGGTGACCGCTTTTGGATGGTATCAGGATGGCTTCAATAATCTGCTCAATTTCACGACCCCGGTTTTCTGGACATTTTTCTTTCTCGTAGGGCTGTCGCTGTTTGTTCTGCGGGCCAGGTACCCGGACGTGCCCCGTCCTTACCGTACGTTGTTCTTCCCCATCACGCCTGTCATCTTTTGCAGTTCCTGTTTGTTCATGATCTATTCCAGCGTGACGTACGCCATTCAGAACAGGACGTACGAGGCGCTTTGGGCGATCGGGGTGCTTGTGGTGGGGATTCTGGTGGCGGCCGTTTCCGCGCTATGGCAACCCCGGGTGGCCGTCACAGGGGAGACGAGCGAGAGCGAGATCACTCGGCAGCCGTGA